CGCTCTCGGGCAAGGGCTCGCATCTGGTCTATGCCGCGCCCGAAGGTGCCGCAGGCGGCTCGTCGCTCGCTGGCGTCGACCTCAAGGGCGCAGGCGGCTACATCGTATGGACTGGCGACGTGCCAGCCTCGCGCGACCTCTTCGCCCCCGCTCCACAGTGGACACTGCGCCCCGCTCGCGAGAACGCCGCGCCGACCCCGGCTCGCGTGGCCGAGTGGATCACCGAGCACGTAGGCGAGCCTGACGCCAAGCTGGCCGACGCTCTTGCTGCTCTCCCCGCGCACGGCGCGCCCGAGTGGAGCAATGAGAATCTCGTCCCGCTAGCCCTGCCGCTCGTGCAGGCCGCTCGCTGGAGTCATGGCGGGGCGCAGGCTCGCGAGCGCTTTGTCGAGCGGTACGCGGCTGGCCAGTGGGCAGACGACGCGCACCGCAGGGATGCCGCGCGCGCGTTCGATCACGCCTTGGCCGAGATTGGCTACCCGGCCGCATTCGCCGCGATCCCCAATATCGAAGTGAGCGCCGAGACACTCCGCGCCTTCGGTTTCGATGCCGCGATCTCGGCGGAGTCGATCACGACCGCCGCACCCGCGCCCTTCAAGATCCTCACACGCGCCGACCTCAAGGCGCTCCCCCGCCCTGACTGGCTCATCGAAGGACTCGTGCAGGAATCGGGCATAGTCGTGCTCGCTGGCGAAGGTGGTCTCGGTAAGTCATTCCTGGCCATCGACTGGGCATGCCGCCTCGCCACTGGCGAGAATTGGTTCGGCCGCAAGGTGAAGCGCGGCAGAGTGCTCTACGTCGCCGGCGAAGGTGTCGAGTTCTTCGATGATCGCCTCACCGCGTGGGAAGAGTACAACTCGCTCCGCGTGCCCGATGAGCGCTTGCAGTACGTCCGCGAAGGCTTCACCCTCTCCGATCCCGCATCGGTCGAGTACATGCGGCAGGCCGTCACCGAGCGCGCTTACGATCTCGTCATCCTCGACACGCTCTCGCAGCTCGCCGAGGTCGAGAACGAGAACGA
The DNA window shown above is from Microbacterium murale and carries:
- a CDS encoding AAA family ATPase, whose amino-acid sequence is MTVAEGITPDPVSKPLALASRLGLAVLPIRDDGSKRPAGRLGVYDATTDPQRIVDLWTDHPGSLVGVACGASGLLVVDIDRHEGGADGFASLDAAAVDLPETWQHASLSGKGSHLVYAAPEGAAGGSSLAGVDLKGAGGYIVWTGDVPASRDLFAPAPQWTLRPARENAAPTPARVAEWITEHVGEPDAKLADALAALPAHGAPEWSNENLVPLALPLVQAARWSHGGAQARERFVERYAAGQWADDAHRRDAARAFDHALAEIGYPAAFAAIPNIEVSAETLRAFGFDAAISAESITTAAPAPFKILTRADLKALPRPDWLIEGLVQESGIVVLAGEGGLGKSFLAIDWACRLATGENWFGRKVKRGRVLYVAGEGVEFFDDRLTAWEEYNSLRVPDERLQYVREGFTLSDPASVEYMRQAVTERAYDLVILDTLSQLAEVENENDNAQLAAIMRQARAIRQARPGCSVLIVHHTNKGERGKVRGASAIRSNADAVIVARASEGDTFKLSTKLEHDGKQKNGVAEVLPGFHLLDAGLSAVVERQGAADPDAQAIEQVLANPGEHAISEFLIARGENDPATAKRIKRKLGDLAEAGRVVVTGSTSARRWQALGHD